In Deinococcus psychrotolerans, a genomic segment contains:
- a CDS encoding roadblock/LC7 domain-containing protein gives MPVDPLQLDEALGRILSTRGVRYAALVGPDSSPLGSAGTQPPDASFVRAAQAVAQSLSATVGDQPLKDLMMDFADGPVLLTPQSDNLLLVGFDEVGNLGRVRFAVKREISRL, from the coding sequence ATGCCCGTTGATCCCCTTCAGCTGGACGAAGCCCTCGGGCGCATTCTCAGCACCCGTGGCGTGCGCTACGCGGCCCTGGTCGGCCCAGACAGCAGCCCGCTGGGGAGCGCCGGAACCCAGCCGCCTGACGCCAGTTTCGTCAGGGCCGCGCAGGCGGTGGCCCAGAGCCTCAGCGCCACCGTGGGCGATCAGCCGCTCAAAGACCTGATGATGGACTTCGCCGACGGCCCGGTGCTGCTGACCCCCCAAAGCGACAATCTGCTGCTGGTCGGCTTTGATGAAGTCGGCAATTTGGGGCGCGTCCGGTTCGCGGTCAAGCGGGAGATCAGCAGGCTCTGA
- the recR gene encoding recombination mediator RecR yields the protein MKYPSSLVALIRELSRLPGIGPKSAQRLAFYLFEQPREDIERLAGSLLDAKRELHTCPVCFNITDAELCDVCADPTRMQNLICVVEEPGDVIAIEKSGEYTGLYHVLHGVLSPMNGVGPDKLQLRPLLPRLQSGIEVILATGTTVEGEATAMYVQRLIEPLGVMVSRIAYGLPVGGALEYADEVTLGRALSGRQRVSK from the coding sequence GTGAAATATCCCTCCAGTTTGGTGGCGCTGATCCGCGAACTCTCGCGCTTGCCGGGCATTGGCCCCAAAAGTGCTCAGCGCCTCGCCTTTTACCTGTTCGAGCAGCCGCGTGAAGACATCGAGCGCCTCGCCGGATCGCTCCTCGACGCCAAGCGCGAACTGCATACCTGTCCGGTCTGCTTTAACATCACCGACGCAGAACTGTGCGATGTCTGCGCCGACCCGACTAGGATGCAAAACCTGATCTGCGTGGTGGAAGAGCCTGGCGACGTGATCGCCATTGAAAAAAGCGGCGAGTACACCGGCCTTTATCACGTGCTGCACGGCGTTCTAAGTCCCATGAACGGCGTCGGCCCTGATAAGCTGCAACTCAGGCCGCTGCTGCCCAGACTCCAGAGCGGTATCGAAGTGATCTTGGCCACCGGCACCACCGTGGAGGGCGAAGCCACCGCCATGTATGTGCAGCGCTTGATCGAGCCGCTGGGCGTCATGGTTTCGCGCATCGCTTACGGCCTGCCGGTGGGCGGAGCGCTCGAATACGCCGATGAAGTCACGCTGGGACGGGCGCTGAGTGGCCGCCAGCGGGTCAGCAAATAA
- the pckA gene encoding phosphoenolpyruvate carboxykinase (ATP) gives MTVPTSIPANPNAQRSVLSPLGISAATVHHNPSVAELYQHALRLGEGQITEGGPLAVVTDKTGRSPKDRFIVEDDLTRQTVWWGGFNVPTTPEIFERLLAKMSEYAGERELFVQDLYAGADARHRLSVRFVQEMAYHSLFVHNMFVRPSPEEKADFEPDWTVLNLPGFKAAGEADGVRSETAILVDFTKKMILVAGTQYAGENKKGIFSVLNFLLPDQGVMPMHCSANVGKAEDVALFFGLSGTGKTTLSADPERHLIGDDEHGWTDDGVFNFEGGCYAKVINLSSAAEPEIFATTHTFGTVLENVVVRPDHTLDLADNSLTDNTRSAYPIEQIANHWPGGMAGTPKNVVFLTADAYGVLPPLSRLTREQMMYHFISGFTAKIPGTEDGIAEPEPTFSACFGAPFMPRHPAEYAELLAGRVEQSGAKVWLVNTGWSGGAYGTGKRISIRHTRALISAALSGSLDQAEFETEPFFGLSIPKQVSGVPAEILNPRQTWAKQDAYDVAAKKLAGLFRSNFERFESGADAAVTASMPQHS, from the coding sequence ATGACCGTGCCCACTTCCATTCCAGCCAACCCAAATGCCCAGCGCAGTGTTCTCTCGCCGTTGGGTATTTCCGCCGCCACCGTCCACCACAACCCCAGCGTAGCCGAACTGTACCAACACGCCCTGCGGCTCGGCGAAGGCCAAATCACCGAAGGTGGGCCGCTGGCCGTCGTCACCGATAAGACGGGCCGCAGCCCCAAAGACCGCTTTATCGTGGAAGACGACCTGACCCGCCAAACGGTGTGGTGGGGCGGCTTCAATGTCCCCACGACGCCCGAAATCTTTGAGCGGCTGCTGGCCAAAATGAGCGAGTACGCAGGCGAGCGCGAACTGTTCGTTCAAGACCTCTACGCCGGAGCCGATGCCCGCCACCGACTCTCGGTGCGTTTCGTGCAGGAGATGGCCTATCACTCGCTGTTCGTCCACAACATGTTCGTTCGGCCCAGCCCCGAGGAAAAAGCCGACTTCGAGCCGGACTGGACCGTCCTGAACTTGCCCGGTTTCAAGGCAGCCGGCGAGGCCGACGGCGTGCGGAGCGAAACGGCCATTCTGGTCGATTTCACCAAGAAGATGATCTTGGTGGCGGGCACACAGTACGCCGGAGAAAACAAAAAAGGCATCTTCAGCGTGCTGAACTTTTTGCTGCCGGATCAGGGCGTCATGCCGATGCACTGCTCAGCCAATGTGGGCAAAGCAGAAGACGTGGCCCTCTTTTTCGGGCTGTCCGGCACCGGCAAAACCACCCTCAGCGCCGACCCGGAGCGCCACTTGATCGGTGACGACGAACACGGCTGGACAGACGACGGGGTGTTTAACTTCGAAGGCGGCTGCTACGCCAAAGTCATCAACTTGTCCTCAGCGGCTGAGCCAGAGATTTTTGCCACCACCCATACTTTCGGCACGGTGCTGGAAAATGTGGTGGTGAGGCCCGACCACACCCTAGACCTCGCCGACAACTCGCTGACCGACAACACCCGCAGCGCCTACCCGATTGAACAGATCGCCAACCACTGGCCCGGAGGCATGGCCGGAACACCAAAAAATGTGGTGTTTTTGACCGCCGACGCTTACGGCGTGTTGCCGCCCCTGTCGCGCCTGACCCGCGAGCAGATGATGTACCACTTTATTTCCGGCTTCACCGCCAAGATTCCCGGCACAGAAGACGGAATCGCCGAGCCCGAACCGACATTTTCGGCGTGCTTCGGCGCTCCGTTTATGCCGCGCCATCCGGCAGAGTACGCCGAACTGCTGGCGGGGAGGGTGGAGCAAAGCGGCGCGAAGGTCTGGCTGGTCAACACCGGCTGGAGCGGCGGAGCTTACGGAACGGGAAAGCGCATCAGCATTCGGCACACCCGCGCCCTGATTTCGGCGGCCCTCAGCGGCTCGCTTGATCAAGCCGAATTCGAAACTGAGCCGTTTTTTGGGCTGTCCATTCCCAAACAAGTCAGCGGCGTGCCAGCGGAGATTCTTAACCCGCGCCAGACCTGGGCCAAGCAGGACGCCTACGACGTGGCCGCCAAAAAGCTGGCGGGCCTGTTCCGAAGCAACTTTGAGCGCTTTGAGAGCGGCGCAGATGCAGCCGTGACGGCGAGTATGCCGCAGCACAGCTAA
- a CDS encoding glycine-rich domain-containing protein, protein MTAFSLPTQDQIHSIPSAHTLKGNLLSYEFPSGFAERLAHEHGWTLPFTLEVLREYRRFLVLAATCGQSVTPSKAVDAAWHEHLTHTRDYWLRLIPLLPAPLHHDPSGGSPTESAHFAQQYLGTLELYRAEFGQPDAQIWPNPHFPSSRPPTQRPIKRRLPRWLLLAAVWLLGGLALYAFGVWAVAGLALLGVVVAAQLSSPRKQRSGSGGDGNGGSGFFGLLGDLGSGGGSTGDSSCGDSSGDSGSCDSGGDAGGSSDGGSSCGSGCGGGCSS, encoded by the coding sequence ATGACCGCGTTCAGCCTTCCCACCCAAGATCAGATTCACAGCATTCCTAGCGCCCACACCCTCAAAGGCAACCTACTCAGCTACGAGTTCCCCAGCGGATTTGCGGAGCGGCTGGCCCACGAGCACGGCTGGACGCTGCCGTTTACGCTGGAAGTGCTGCGCGAGTACCGCCGCTTTCTGGTGCTGGCGGCCACCTGCGGCCAAAGCGTGACGCCCAGCAAAGCGGTAGACGCCGCGTGGCACGAACACCTGACCCACACCCGCGATTACTGGTTGCGCCTGATCCCGCTGCTGCCTGCGCCGCTGCACCACGACCCTTCGGGCGGCTCGCCAACCGAGAGCGCCCACTTCGCTCAGCAGTACCTCGGCACGCTGGAGCTTTACCGCGCCGAGTTTGGCCAGCCCGATGCGCAGATTTGGCCGAATCCGCACTTCCCCAGCTCACGTCCACCCACTCAGCGCCCTATCAAGCGTCGTCTCCCCCGCTGGCTGCTGCTGGCGGCGGTGTGGCTGCTGGGCGGGTTGGCGCTCTATGCGTTCGGCGTTTGGGCGGTGGCGGGCTTGGCGCTGCTGGGCGTCGTGGTGGCGGCCCAGCTTTCCAGCCCCCGCAAGCAGCGGAGTGGGAGCGGTGGTGATGGCAACGGCGGCAGCGGCTTCTTCGGCTTGCTGGGGGATTTGGGCTCTGGCGGCGGCAGCACTGGAGATTCGTCTTGCGGTGACAGCAGCGGCGATTCGGGCAGTTGCGACAGCGGCGGCGATGCTGGTGGCAGCAGCGATGGAGGGAGCAGTTGCGGTTCCGGCTGTGGAGGCGGGTGCAGCAGCTAG
- a CDS encoding YbaB/EbfC family nucleoid-associated protein, which yields MDMRKLMKQMQQAQSAASKIQEELAAQTVEGSASGLVTVTANGHGKIQSLKIKPEAVDPSDVEALEDLILVAIQEAAGKADELQRSATQALGLPGGMF from the coding sequence ATGGACATGCGAAAGCTGATGAAACAAATGCAACAAGCCCAAAGCGCCGCCAGCAAAATTCAAGAAGAATTGGCCGCGCAAACCGTAGAGGGCAGCGCCAGCGGCCTCGTGACGGTAACGGCCAACGGACACGGCAAAATTCAGAGCCTCAAAATCAAGCCCGAAGCGGTTGACCCCAGCGACGTGGAAGCTTTGGAAGACTTGATTCTGGTGGCGATTCAGGAAGCGGCGGGCAAAGCCGACGAGTTGCAGCGCAGCGCCACCCAAGCGCTGGGATTGCCGGGCGGAATGTTCTGA
- a CDS encoding roadblock/LC7 domain-containing protein yields the protein MSAHLREVIDLPGVEGAVLSSSDGLSLESYGHYTELLAAELTALRATFERVSRSSGLGKMSRLAITAETLEIVVVTAGPYLAAVAMTRGIDTRPAQQALAKLALSLELPGASNAR from the coding sequence ATGAGCGCCCACCTGCGCGAAGTCATTGACCTGCCGGGAGTGGAGGGCGCGGTGCTGAGCAGCAGTGACGGGCTGAGCTTGGAGAGCTACGGCCACTACACCGAACTGCTCGCCGCCGAACTCACCGCCCTCAGAGCGACTTTTGAGCGGGTCTCGCGCTCCAGCGGACTCGGAAAAATGTCGCGGCTGGCCATCACCGCCGAGACGCTGGAAATCGTGGTGGTGACGGCGGGGCCCTACCTGGCCGCCGTCGCCATGACGCGGGGCATTGACACCCGCCCCGCCCAGCAAGCGCTGGCCAAGTTGGCGCTGAGTCTGGAGTTGCCGGGAGCCAGCAATGCCCGTTGA
- the leuS gene encoding leucine--tRNA ligase, with product MTDTQPQPINIPEPRSERYNPHAIEAKWQQRWAEAGLYTFDPEAAGEKFYALTMFPYPSGNLHIGHWYAYCVPDARARYMRMNGRNVLFPMGFDSFGLPAENAAIKNNVDPRQWTYSNIEYMTGQFQRMGTMIDWSRKFATSDPEYYRWNQWFFAEMFKRGLAYKKGGLVNWCPKDQTVLANEQVVGGKCERCGTQVERRNLSQWYLKITDYADELLDFGGTDMPERVRAMQTHWIGKSVGAEVVFDTPVGPETVFTTRPDTLMGATFLVLAPEHAKVAELTTPDQAETVKAYLEVAGGKTDVERQQSTDKTGVFTGSFATHPVGGHQIPIWVADYVLVSYGTGSIMAVPAHDERDFEFAKKFGLDIVEVIRPEGGEPLDITGDEAYSGEGLIVNSGEFDGLIGGKASIETIIGKLEERGIAKAKTTFRLRDWLVSRQRYWGTPIPIVYCPEHGAQAVPADQLPVLLPDNVQFMPNGQSPLKQDAEFRKATCPVCGGPAERDTDTMDTFVDSSWYMYRFTSPHFDEGPWNPTLADKLMPIDLYTGGIEHAILHLLYSRFWTKVARDMNLTTISEPFKVLRNQGIILGPDNEKMSKSRGNVIDPDDLVREYGADVVRTYLAFIAPWEVGGPWDPSGINGPAKWLGRVWSLYFDAISGPAENVSEHDLRYAVHSTLKKITADFERLSFNTIVASLMELTNTLVKAKRSPVAHTPAWNEALNLFNLMLAPLVPHIAEEIWRERGNAQSVHLQTWPAVDETAAVRDSIVIGVQVSGKVRGEVEISKTATQEEALAAARANPDIAKHLEGKQLVKEVYVAGRIINIVVR from the coding sequence ATGACTGACACCCAGCCCCAACCGATCAACATTCCCGAACCCCGCTCCGAGCGCTACAACCCCCACGCCATAGAAGCCAAATGGCAACAGCGCTGGGCCGAGGCAGGCCTGTACACCTTCGATCCTGAAGCGGCAGGCGAAAAGTTCTACGCCCTGACCATGTTTCCTTATCCCAGTGGCAATTTGCACATCGGCCACTGGTACGCCTACTGCGTGCCGGACGCCCGCGCCCGTTACATGCGAATGAATGGCCGCAATGTCTTGTTTCCGATGGGTTTTGATTCGTTTGGCTTGCCTGCCGAAAACGCTGCTATCAAGAACAATGTCGATCCGCGCCAGTGGACATATTCCAACATCGAATACATGACCGGCCAGTTTCAGCGGATGGGCACCATGATTGATTGGAGCCGCAAGTTCGCCACTTCCGACCCGGAGTATTACCGCTGGAATCAGTGGTTTTTTGCCGAGATGTTCAAGCGCGGCTTGGCGTACAAGAAGGGCGGATTGGTCAACTGGTGTCCCAAAGATCAGACGGTACTGGCCAACGAGCAGGTCGTGGGCGGCAAGTGCGAGCGCTGCGGCACACAGGTCGAGCGGCGCAACTTGAGCCAGTGGTATTTGAAAATCACCGACTACGCCGACGAACTGCTGGACTTTGGCGGCACCGACATGCCCGAACGGGTTCGCGCTATGCAAACCCACTGGATCGGCAAGTCGGTAGGCGCAGAAGTGGTGTTCGACACGCCCGTAGGCCCGGAAACCGTCTTCACCACCCGCCCCGATACCCTGATGGGCGCGACCTTCTTGGTGTTGGCCCCCGAACACGCCAAAGTTGCCGAGTTGACCACCCCTGACCAAGCCGAGACGGTCAAGGCCTACTTGGAAGTGGCAGGCGGCAAAACCGATGTGGAGCGCCAGCAGAGCACCGACAAAACCGGAGTATTTACCGGCAGCTTTGCCACCCACCCGGTTGGTGGGCATCAGATTCCCATTTGGGTGGCCGATTACGTGCTGGTCAGCTACGGCACCGGCAGCATCATGGCCGTGCCTGCTCACGACGAGCGCGATTTTGAGTTTGCCAAAAAGTTTGGTTTGGACATTGTGGAAGTCATCCGTCCCGAAGGGGGTGAGCCCTTGGATATCACCGGCGACGAGGCGTACAGCGGTGAAGGCTTGATCGTCAACAGCGGTGAATTTGACGGCTTGATCGGCGGAAAAGCCAGCATCGAAACCATCATCGGCAAGCTGGAGGAGCGCGGCATTGCCAAGGCCAAAACCACTTTCCGCCTGCGCGACTGGCTGGTCAGCCGTCAGCGCTACTGGGGCACGCCGATTCCGATTGTCTATTGCCCCGAACACGGCGCTCAGGCCGTTCCAGCGGATCAGTTGCCCGTGTTGCTGCCCGACAACGTGCAATTTATGCCCAACGGTCAGAGCCCGCTGAAACAAGACGCCGAGTTCCGCAAGGCGACTTGTCCGGTGTGTGGCGGCCCTGCCGAGCGCGACACCGATACCATGGACACCTTCGTCGATTCCAGTTGGTATATGTACCGCTTCACCTCGCCGCACTTTGACGAAGGCCCCTGGAACCCCACGTTGGCCGACAAGTTGATGCCGATTGACCTGTATACCGGCGGCATCGAACACGCCATTTTGCACCTCCTGTACAGCCGCTTCTGGACAAAAGTGGCCCGCGACATGAACTTGACAACCATCTCCGAGCCGTTCAAGGTGCTGCGAAATCAGGGCATCATTTTGGGGCCGGACAACGAAAAAATGTCCAAGAGCCGGGGCAATGTGATCGACCCTGACGACTTGGTGCGCGAATACGGCGCGGACGTGGTGCGAACTTACTTGGCGTTTATTGCGCCTTGGGAAGTCGGCGGCCCCTGGGATCCCAGCGGCATCAACGGCCCCGCCAAGTGGTTGGGCCGCGTCTGGTCGCTGTATTTCGACGCGATTAGTGGCCCCGCCGAAAATGTCAGCGAGCATGATTTGCGCTACGCCGTTCACAGCACCTTGAAAAAAATCACCGCTGACTTTGAGCGCCTGAGCTTCAACACCATCGTGGCCTCGCTGATGGAACTGACCAATACCTTGGTGAAGGCCAAGCGCTCGCCCGTGGCCCACACGCCCGCTTGGAACGAAGCGCTGAATCTGTTCAACTTGATGTTGGCTCCGTTGGTGCCGCACATTGCCGAAGAAATCTGGCGTGAACGGGGCAACGCCCAGAGCGTTCACTTACAAACTTGGCCCGCTGTAGACGAGACGGCAGCCGTACGCGACAGTATCGTCATCGGCGTGCAGGTCAGCGGTAAAGTGCGCGGCGAAGTGGAGATTTCTAAGACGGCCACCCAAGAAGAAGCCCTCGCTGCCGCCCGCGCCAACCCCGACATCGCCAAGCATTTGGAAGGCAAGCAGTTGGTCAAGGAAGTGTACGTGGCGGGGCGGATTATTAATATCGTGGTTCGCTGA
- a CDS encoding GNAT family N-acetyltransferase, protein MLCPYLITDHAACLSLFESNRPKYFLASERADYEAFLGRVEREQRPYFVLERGGEAVACGGVGYEVHPTLAYLSWGMVRGDLHGCRLGSELTCSRLNWLRQHWPEVQRVKIDTSQHTEAFYARFGFVVVERITDGFGVGLNQVKMVAAL, encoded by the coding sequence ATGCTTTGCCCATACCTGATCACCGACCATGCCGCCTGCCTTTCTCTTTTTGAAAGCAACCGTCCCAAGTATTTCCTTGCTTCCGAGCGGGCGGACTACGAGGCGTTTCTGGGACGGGTGGAGCGCGAACAGCGGCCGTATTTCGTGCTGGAGCGCGGAGGTGAGGCCGTGGCGTGCGGCGGCGTCGGTTATGAGGTACATCCCACGCTGGCTTACCTGAGTTGGGGCATGGTACGCGGCGATTTGCACGGCTGCCGCCTTGGCAGCGAACTCACCTGTTCGCGCCTGAATTGGCTGCGGCAGCACTGGCCCGAAGTGCAGCGCGTCAAGATTGACACCAGCCAGCACACTGAAGCCTTTTACGCCCGCTTCGGCTTTGTGGTGGTGGAGCGAATCACAGACGGCTTTGGAGTGGGGCTGAACCAAGTGAAGATGGTGGCGGCACTTTGA
- a CDS encoding roadblock/LC7 domain-containing protein encodes MLDALKQLVMDVDGAWAAALGGMDGLLVDGHTEADVDLTLLVAEHAGLLRAAKQSYELTLSGGTPSEWFVRGETLSAYLLPLQDFFLMLILDGHGNLGQARIYGQQTLRQLETYL; translated from the coding sequence ATGCTGGACGCCCTTAAACAATTGGTCATGGATGTAGACGGCGCTTGGGCTGCGGCTCTCGGCGGCATGGACGGTCTGCTGGTGGACGGCCACACCGAAGCCGATGTAGACCTCACCCTGCTGGTTGCCGAACATGCCGGACTGCTGCGAGCCGCCAAACAATCCTACGAACTCACCCTCTCCGGGGGCACGCCAAGCGAGTGGTTCGTGCGCGGCGAAACCCTGAGCGCTTATCTTTTGCCGCTGCAAGACTTTTTCTTGATGCTGATCCTCGACGGCCACGGCAATTTGGGCCAAGCCCGCATTTACGGCCAACAAACCCTCAGGCAACTGGAGACGTACTTATGA
- a CDS encoding DUF1963 domain-containing protein, with product MIHVYLERSEGAEHKFYEAVTGAQTLTLRYGRIGTQGTTQIKTFDTPQAAEAEAHKKLAEKRKKGYAEAVLGETEKKRPSPARIKLPKLLEPHREAIEATLHPVIELTLSEESLVAWDSKVGGVPYRLQGEAWPLDPAGLPLAFLAQINFAQLPALEGFPNAGIVQFFIGTNDLMGFRFKNIDQPQDTYRVLYFEQVIHDESQLDLSLPIWPDDRERHSPLEENLALKISGVKGEMLMTPRDRLFESTVRIDFLDEADSPDDDLQLGEYLEEKYNEISPSGHQLGGYPMFTQEDPRTPEHAHILLFQLDSDWDHNIMWGDMGIGNFFIHPNDLAKRDFSRVFYNWDCS from the coding sequence ATGATTCATGTTTACCTGGAACGCTCTGAAGGAGCAGAACATAAGTTCTACGAGGCCGTTACCGGAGCCCAGACGCTGACACTGCGTTACGGCAGAATTGGCACGCAAGGAACAACACAGATCAAAACGTTTGACACGCCGCAGGCCGCTGAAGCCGAGGCACACAAAAAGCTGGCCGAGAAGCGCAAGAAGGGATACGCCGAAGCTGTGCTGGGCGAGACCGAGAAGAAAAGGCCCTCTCCTGCACGAATCAAATTGCCCAAACTCTTAGAGCCTCACCGCGAAGCCATTGAAGCTACTCTGCACCCCGTCATAGAACTTACGCTCAGTGAAGAGTCTTTGGTGGCTTGGGATAGCAAGGTGGGCGGCGTGCCGTACCGCTTGCAAGGTGAAGCTTGGCCGCTTGATCCGGCGGGTCTGCCGCTGGCTTTTCTAGCGCAGATCAATTTTGCACAGTTACCCGCGTTAGAAGGTTTTCCCAATGCGGGGATTGTGCAATTCTTCATCGGCACAAATGACTTGATGGGTTTTCGTTTCAAGAATATAGACCAGCCGCAAGACACCTACCGAGTGTTGTACTTTGAGCAAGTCATTCATGACGAATCGCAACTCGATTTATCTTTACCCATTTGGCCCGATGACCGCGAACGCCACAGCCCACTCGAGGAGAATTTGGCTCTTAAAATCAGCGGTGTCAAAGGGGAAATGCTCATGACCCCTCGTGATCGGCTGTTTGAATCTACCGTTAGAATTGATTTTTTAGACGAAGCTGACTCGCCAGATGATGATCTGCAACTTGGCGAATATCTTGAAGAAAAGTACAATGAAATCAGCCCAAGCGGTCATCAGCTCGGCGGTTATCCAATGTTTACTCAAGAAGACCCGCGCACGCCAGAACACGCCCATATTCTGCTGTTCCAATTGGATTCGGATTGGGATCACAACATCATGTGGGGTGATATGGGGATCGGCAACTTCTTTATTCACCCGAATGACCTGGCCAAACGCGATTTTTCCAGGGTGTTTTACAACTGGGACTGTAGCTGA
- the glpX gene encoding class II fructose-bisphosphatase: MTPLRRKSDLEHALVLETARVTEAAALAASRFVGMGDKNAVDGAGTEAMRDVLNEMDIQGEVVIGEGEMDEAPMLYIGEMLGSGHYQVDIAVDPVEGTEVTAKGLPNGLAVIALSEKGGLMQAPDCYMEKLVVPPPAAGRVHLDWPVEANIAALAQALSRKPGDLLISILDRERHTDLIARVRQAGARVNLITDGDVIASLAVGVRGTGVHALMGSGGAPEGVITAAAMKCLGAEIQGRLIAENEEQRERFKLMGVEEGRVYKTDELAPGKQIVFSGTGITHGELLSGVRRFGGGARTHTLVMGYATRVVRFIDSIHLEDDGARVTVRV; this comes from the coding sequence ATGACACCCCTCCGCCGAAAGTCTGACTTAGAACACGCCCTCGTCCTCGAAACTGCCCGCGTCACCGAAGCGGCGGCGTTGGCGGCGAGCCGATTTGTCGGAATGGGCGACAAAAACGCCGTGGACGGCGCGGGCACTGAGGCCATGCGCGACGTGCTGAACGAAATGGATATTCAGGGCGAAGTGGTGATCGGTGAAGGGGAAATGGACGAAGCCCCGATGTTGTATATCGGCGAAATGTTGGGCAGCGGCCATTATCAGGTAGACATCGCGGTTGACCCGGTGGAAGGCACCGAAGTGACTGCCAAAGGACTGCCCAACGGCCTAGCCGTGATTGCGCTCAGTGAAAAAGGCGGCCTGATGCAGGCTCCCGACTGCTACATGGAAAAGCTGGTGGTGCCGCCGCCTGCGGCTGGCCGCGTTCACCTCGACTGGCCGGTGGAAGCCAACATCGCCGCGCTGGCCCAAGCGCTCAGCCGCAAGCCCGGCGACTTGCTGATCAGCATCCTTGACCGCGAGCGCCACACCGACCTGATCGCGCGGGTGCGGCAGGCGGGCGCGAGAGTCAACTTGATCACCGACGGCGACGTGATCGCCAGCCTCGCGGTGGGCGTGCGCGGCACCGGCGTTCACGCGCTGATGGGATCGGGCGGCGCACCCGAGGGTGTCATCACGGCGGCGGCCATGAAGTGCCTCGGCGCAGAGATTCAGGGCCGCTTGATCGCCGAAAACGAAGAGCAACGGGAGCGCTTCAAATTGATGGGCGTCGAGGAAGGGCGGGTCTACAAAACCGATGAACTCGCTCCCGGCAAACAAATCGTCTTTTCCGGCACCGGCATCACGCACGGCGAACTGCTCAGCGGCGTGCGGCGCTTCGGCGGCGGAGCGCGGACGCATACGCTGGTGATGGGGTACGCCACCCGCGTAGTGCGCTTCATCGACTCCATCCACTTGGAAGACGACGGCGCACGCGTCACGGTGCGCGTATAA